TCGTTCCAGCGCAGTTTGGTTCTTTTCCGGGGAAAATCCAGCCCAAGGAAGTCCAGGGAACGGTTCTCAAAGAGAGAGAAGGCCTCTTTGAAGACGAGATCATAATTCTGATGATTAATCTGCTGCATGTCCGATACCAGAACTTGAATGGTATCCTATGAGTAATCTTCGATACGCCCCAAGGTGTTTTCCTGTAGCGTTTTCCCGGTTCGTCTCCAACCCATGACCAAAACCTTCACCTGGCAGACCAGGAGGCGGGTGATCTGATCGAAACTGGTACAATATGGTACATGGAGGATGCCTGCTTTCCCGGGCTTTCATCAGACAATAGTTCCGGATGGAGAGAATCAGACCGGATCCTGATACCAGCATCCGGACAATTGCGGCCAGCCGGGGAGGGCGACCCGGAGGGGGGCACACTGCTCCTGTCCCGGCTGAGCACGAAGCTGGTCACAGAGGCCGGTGTTGAAAAAGGGGTCCCTTCTGAGGATGGGCATTTCGATTATTTGTCTGCTTTGTTGATCAGGTCATCAGGGATGAGGATCTCAAGATTCTGTGTCTTGTTGAACCCTCTATCATTCTTCATTAAGAGTTCCGAACCCCTATCCTCCTGATTTGGATCGGCTCTTTACAAAGAGATCTCTTTGGATTAACTTTACTATACCCGAAACAACGATGACTAATCATGAAATATACAGTAGCTCTTGCAGCAGCAGAAGAAGGTGGTTTTACTGTACGTTGTCTGGAGCTTCCAGCAGCGATCAGTGAGGGTGACACGAAAGAAGAAGCACTTGAGAAGATCAAAGAAGCTATTGCACTGGTGCTTGAGGTTACACGGGAACAAGCAGGAATTCTTGGGGAAGGTACAACGGTGGATGTTAGAAGTGCCTGAACTACCGATAATCTCCGGGCAAAAAGTTATAAAACTCTGGTAAAACCTGGATTTGTCGTCGTCAGACACAAAGGCAGCCATGTTTTTTTGCAGCGTGGTAGTGATACGGTAACAGTTCCTTTCCATAATCCTGTAAAAAAAGGAACTCTTAAGAGTATTCTCAAACAAGCAAATGTTTCGCGGGATGAATTTTTGAATACTATAAAATGACACTTTTGATAGGTACGTATAAAACCTAATCAACAACAAAACCACTATCAAAAAAGCGTAATATGCCTTCGAATGTGCATCCTGTTGCAATAACCGAATAAAATAATTATAGACATTCCCCTCGCATATCTATCATACCACCCGATACAGACCCATCCCTCACTATTGATGGAATAAAACTCTGTATCTCCTCTCTTTCTATTCGCAATAAGAAATCTGCTGATGATTTTTGATAATAGGGATGAGCCAGAGCCGTATAGAGAATGATATTCGTGTCGATGATACCTTTTGTCCCATTCGGGATAGACGTCAGATTATGCAACCACACCCAATACAAAGAAAAGGGATGAGATTATGCAGTTTCAAGCTGAATCGAGGTCAATGCAGCGGAAGGCACACGCCTG
This portion of the Methanocalculus alkaliphilus genome encodes:
- a CDS encoding type II toxin-antitoxin system HicA family toxin translates to MVKPGFVVVRHKGSHVFLQRGSDTVTVPFHNPVKKGTLKSILKQANVSRDEFLNTIK
- a CDS encoding type II toxin-antitoxin system HicB family antitoxin, producing MKYTVALAAAEEGGFTVRCLELPAAISEGDTKEEALEKIKEAIALVLEVTREQAGILGEGTTVDVRSA